The region CGCCATTGAAGTGGAGGGCGGTGTGGGCCGTCTCCACGGCGGTGCCGTCACCGTCGAGCGCCAGGTGGTCGACACGGTTCGCCGCGTACTGGCTCACCCACAGCCCGGTGAAGTCCTCGGTGAAGGAGATGCCGTTCGGCGCGGGCAGGTCCCGGGCCAGGACGGTCGCCTCCGCCGTCTCCCCGTCGATCCGGACCACCCGGCCCCGGGCCTCCCAGACCGGCCCGTCGAACCCGGTGGAGTCGCTGACGTACAGGTTCCCGTCCTCGTCGAAGGCGAGGTCGTCCGGCCGCATGACCGCCCCGTCGACCTCGCCGGAGAAGAAGGTCGTGTGGTCCTCCCCGTCGGCGGTGAGGCTGTCGATCCTCCCGCCCGCGAAGTCGGTCAGGTACAGGCGCCCGTCGGAGGGGCTGAACTGGGCGGAGGTGTACGCGCCGTCCCCCTCGGTGAAGACGGTTTCCACCTCGCCGGAGCCGGTGTCCACCCGCAGCACCTTCGGCTCTCCCTCGGGGGCGGTGACGTCGACGACCAGCAGCCCTCCGTCGGGGGCGAGGACGGGCCCCTCCAGCAGGGTCATCCCGGTCTCCTCGTGGACGGAGGTCACTCTGGTGAGGAGCTCGGCCGTCACCTGCGCCGCCGCCCCGGGTGCCGGGGCCTGGGCGGGATCCGGGTCCGGGGGTTCGGGGGCCGAGCAGGCCGTCACCACGACCGCCAGGACGGGCGCCGCGAGCGCTCGGGCGGCCGCCGCGCGCCGCCCGGCGGAGGGGGGCTGTTGCATGGGGGCTCTCTTTCTCTTCTTGCTCTGTGCGTTCGGTGGCACGGGTGCGGACCATTCGTGCGGGGATGCGGGCGCGGGGGCACGGGACCGGCGCACGGCCCCGCACCCCTGGCCCGTCCGGGGATCAGTCCCCGGGCTTGAGGACCTCGTGGAGGCGCTCCTCGCGCCACCGTCCGAGCAGCCGGTGGAAGGCCACGGGCCCGGGGCTGTAGGAGGTGCCGCCGTGGACGCCGGCGCCCTCGCGGTTGTAGTAGCCGGGCGTGCACTCGGCCTGGAACGCGCAGTTGTCGTGGGCGGTCTCGCGCACCTCCCGCCCCCACGCCTCGGCCGCCTCCGGGGAGGGTTCGACCACCACGTCCCCGGCCTTGCGGGCCGCGGCGACGACGGCGGCGATGTGCTCGGCCTGCTCCAGCAGGATGTGCGCGAAGTTCACGGAGTTGGCGTTCTGCAGCGCCCCCAGGTGGAAGAGGTTGGGGAAGCCCGGGCTGTAGAAGCCGTGCAGGGTCACGGGTCCGCGGCTCCAGGAGGCGAGGAGCTCCCGGCCGTCGCGGCCGCGCACGGGGAGCGCGCCGGACAGCACCCCCGAGACGCCCACGTCGAACCCGGTGGCGAAGACGACGCAGTCGACCGGGTACTCGGCGTCGCCCACGACGACCGCGTCCCGGGTCATGCGGGTGATGCCGCCGTGGTCGGCGGTGTCGACCAGGGTGACGTCGGGCCGGTTGAAGGTCTGGAGGTAGTGGTCGCTGAAGCAGGGCCGCTTGCACATGTACCGGTACCAGGGCTTGAGCAGCTCGGCGGTGGCCGGGTCGTCGACGACCTCGTCCACACGGGCCCGGATCCGGTCCATCGTGCGCGCGTCGGCGAGTTCGTCGAGGCGCTCGCGCTCCTGCGGGGGGACACTCGTGTCCAGCGCTCCGGAGACCACCTTGCGCTGGAGCCGGGCGGTGGCGGTCCAGCCGTCCCCGGTCAGGTCGGTCTCCACGGGCTCGCCGGAGACGACGGCGAGGAAGTTCTCCATGCGCTCGCGCTGCCAGCCGGGCTTGAGGGAGGCCGCCCACTCCGGGTCGGTGGGGCGGTTGTCGCGGACGTCCACCGTGGAGGGGGTGCGCTGGAACACGTACAGGTGCTCCGCGTCGCGGGCGAGGTGCGGGATGACCTGCACGCCGGTGGCCCCGGTGCCCACGACCGCGACCCTCTTGTCGGCCAGGCCGACCAGGCCGCCGTCCTGGTCGCCGCCGGTGTAGCCGTAGTCCCAGCGGCTGGTGTGGAAGGTGTGGCCCGCGAAGTCCTCGATCCCGGGGATGCCCGGCAGCTTGGGCCGGGTCAGCGTGCCGGACGAGGTGATGACGAACCGGGCGCGCATCCGGTCCCCGCGGTCGGTCCCCACCGTCCACTCCCGCGCCCGGCCGTCCCAGTCCAGGGAGGTGATCCGGGTGTGGAA is a window of Nocardiopsis changdeensis DNA encoding:
- a CDS encoding flavin-containing monooxygenase, encoding MPATDHAPEIDLDALRARYARERDRRLRPDGAVQYRSAAGEFGYYATDPYTPRREREPLTDTVEVLVVGGGFGGLVTGARLRQAGVESIRMTDEAGDFGGTWYWNRYPGIHCDIESYSYMPLLEEVGYVPEWRYAPGEEIRRHAVAIAETFDLYRDALFHTRITSLDWDGRAREWTVGTDRGDRMRARFVITSSGTLTRPKLPGIPGIEDFAGHTFHTSRWDYGYTGGDQDGGLVGLADKRVAVVGTGATGVQVIPHLARDAEHLYVFQRTPSTVDVRDNRPTDPEWAASLKPGWQRERMENFLAVVSGEPVETDLTGDGWTATARLQRKVVSGALDTSVPPQERERLDELADARTMDRIRARVDEVVDDPATAELLKPWYRYMCKRPCFSDHYLQTFNRPDVTLVDTADHGGITRMTRDAVVVGDAEYPVDCVVFATGFDVGVSGVLSGALPVRGRDGRELLASWSRGPVTLHGFYSPGFPNLFHLGALQNANSVNFAHILLEQAEHIAAVVAAARKAGDVVVEPSPEAAEAWGREVRETAHDNCAFQAECTPGYYNREGAGVHGGTSYSPGPVAFHRLLGRWREERLHEVLKPGD
- a CDS encoding SMP-30/gluconolactonase/LRE family protein codes for the protein MQQPPSAGRRAAAARALAAPVLAVVVTACSAPEPPDPDPAQAPAPGAAAQVTAELLTRVTSVHEETGMTLLEGPVLAPDGGLLVVDVTAPEGEPKVLRVDTGSGEVETVFTEGDGAYTSAQFSPSDGRLYLTDFAGGRIDSLTADGEDHTTFFSGEVDGAVMRPDDLAFDEDGNLYVSDSTGFDGPVWEARGRVVRIDGETAEATVLARDLPAPNGISFTEDFTGLWVSQYAANRVDHLALDGDGTAVETAHTALHFNGGTSRVDSNAIDAAGNLYQAVHGRPGILVYSPLGEHLATVEVPADDAEGLDSATNVAIAPGETDAYMTVSGRDGGFVYTFEALAEGIRQSNGG